GGTCGAGGTCGGACAGAGTTTCGCCAGGAACATCCGCAGTGATCTGCGCTCGGTGACCGTCAGCAGCGCCGCCGAGCTGGATGGACTCCCCGCCGACTACATCGCGAAGCACCAGCCCGGCGCCGACGGCAAGATCAAGATTACGGTGGACTACCCGGACGCCTACCCGGTGTTCGACTACGCCACGAACGAAGACCTGCGCAAGAAGCTGTTCATGGAATACAACAATCGCGGCTATCCCATGAACATGGCGGTGCTCGACAGCATGATCGCCAAGCGCTGGCGGCTGGCGCATCTGCTCGGCTACGACAGTTGGGCCGACTACATCACCGCCGACAAGATGGTGGGGAGCGCCAGGAACGCGTCGGACTTCATCGACCGTATCGTCGATGCCTCCGGGCCGGGCGCCGAGCGCGAATACGAGACGCTGCTTCACAAAGAGCAGCAAAGCGTGCCGACGGCGAAAGTGGTGGAGGCCTGGGATCAGGGCCTGTGGTCGCAGCGGGTGCGGAAGGCCGACTTCGACTTCGATGCGCAGCAGCTGCGCCCCTACTTCCCGTTCGATCGCGTGAAACAGGGCGTGCTCGACGTGACCAGCAAGATGTTCAACGTCACCTATCGCCAGGTGAAGGACGCGCCGGTGTGGGATCCGTCGGTCGAGTGCTACGAGATGCTCGAGGGCGGCAAGGTAGTGGGACGTTTCTACCTCGATATGCACCCGCGCCCCAACAAATACAACCACGCCGCGCATTTCCGGATTCGCACCGGTGTCGCTGGCCGGCAGATTCCCGAATCGGCGCTGATCTGCAACCTGCCCGGCGGCATCCCCGGCGATCCCGGGCTGATGGAGCAGGAAGACGCGGTCACGTTCTTCCATGAGTTCGGCCATCTGCTGCACGCGATGTTCGCGGGCCGCCATCAGTGGGTGGGGGTCGGCGGCGTGCGCACCGAGCGCGATTTCGTCGAGGCGCCGTCGCAGATGCTCGAGGAATGGATGCGCGACCCGCAGGTGCTCGCCACCTTTGCGCGTCACTACCAGACCGGTCAGCCGGTGCCGGCCGAGCTGGTGAAGAAGATGGTGCGAGCGGAGGAGTTCGGGAAGGCGCTGCAGGTGCGGCGCCAGATGGTGTACGCGCGCACCTCGCTCACCTACTACGATCGCGATCCGGCGCAGGTCAACACCACCGAGATCACGCGTCAGTTGACCGAGAAGTACCAGCCCTTCCCGTTCGTGGAGGGAACGCACTTCCAGACCGCATTCGGCCATCTCGACGGCTATTCGGCGGTCTACTACACGTACATGTGGTCGCTGGTGATCGCGAAAGACATGTTCAGCCAGTTCGACAAGACCGACCTGCTCAATTCGGTGACCGCTGGCCGCTACCGCCACGCGGTGCTCGAGCCCGGTGGCAGCAAGCCGGCGGCCAAGCTGGTCGAAGATTTTCTGGGCCGGCCATTCAACGAGCAGGCGTATCGCGCCTGGCTCGATCAGCAGGTGAATTAGCAAGGACTTGCGGCGGCGGGCGAACCGGGCCGCCGCCTCGGGTGTAGGATGTCGAAGCACCGGCTCCCCTCCGGCTCGCGAACTTCACACCGCCTCATGACCGGGTGAATGGCGGCAGGGAGGCAGGTCATGCGAAGAATCCTGATGGCAGGTGCGATCGCGCTGCTCGCCTCGAGCTGTTCGCGCAACGCGTCGCCGACCGATCCAGGCGTGCCGTTGATTCCGGCGTCACCGGACGTCCGGACCGCGCCCGAGACCGTCGCGATCGGCGGCGCCACCATCCGGCTCTCGACCTCGCTTTGGCGCGACTACATGCCGCCGGGCCCGGCCGACGGCCGGCCGCTCGCCGCGATTCTGCGCGTGACGGACCTGAAGGGCGGGACACTTCCGAAGGGGCTCGAGGCGAGCGCTGCGTGGGTGATCGTAGGATCGATGGCGTGGTACTTCGTGCCCGCGCCGGCGAACGACGCGAGCAGCGCGACCCTGCTGGAATTCCGCGGCGCCGAGGGTCCGCGCTGGAGTCCCGGGACCAAGGCCGACGTCGTGCTCGAGTTGCGGGACGATTCCGGCGCGGTATGGCGCGTGCAGGCCAAGCGGCAGGAGATCGTGAAGACGCAGTAGATCGGACGGAAATCCGCGCGAACTAGCCGGCTTTGCTCTTCTCTCCCGCCCGGACCGTGCCCGCCAGCTCGTCGGCGTGGAAGCTTGAGCGCACCAGCGGGCCGCTGGCGACGCTGCCGATCCCGACCGCCTTCGCGGTCTCGCCCCAGGCTGCGAACTTGTCGGGGTGCACGTATTCGATCACCGGAAGGTGATTGGGACTCGGCCGCAAGTACTGGCCGATGGTGAGCAGGTCGCAGCCGTGCGCCACCAGATCGCGCAGCGTCTGCGTCAGCTCGTCGTCGGTCTCACCGAGTCCAAGCATGATCCCGGACTTGGACTTGATTCCGCCGCCCCACTGTTTCACCCGCTGGAGCACTTCGAGCGAACGATCGTAGCGCGCGCTTGGGCGCACCACCGGGTGCAGGCGCTCGACGGTCTCGATGTTGTGATTGATCACTTCGGGGCCGGCGTCGATCACGCGCCTCAAGTCATCGGCGTTTCCGCGAAAATCCGGAATCAACACCTCGATCACCGTGTCGGAGCGTTTGCGGATCTCGCGGACCACCGCGGCGAAGATGGTGCTGCCGCCGTCGGCCAGGTCGTCGCGCGCCACCGACGTGATCACGGTGTGGCGCAGGTTCATGGCCGCGACGGTCTCGCCGACCCGGCGCGGCTC
This Candidatus Sulfotelmatobacter sp. DNA region includes the following protein-coding sequences:
- a CDS encoding M3 family metallopeptidase codes for the protein VEVGQSFARNIRSDLRSVTVSSAAELDGLPADYIAKHQPGADGKIKITVDYPDAYPVFDYATNEDLRKKLFMEYNNRGYPMNMAVLDSMIAKRWRLAHLLGYDSWADYITADKMVGSARNASDFIDRIVDASGPGAEREYETLLHKEQQSVPTAKVVEAWDQGLWSQRVRKADFDFDAQQLRPYFPFDRVKQGVLDVTSKMFNVTYRQVKDAPVWDPSVECYEMLEGGKVVGRFYLDMHPRPNKYNHAAHFRIRTGVAGRQIPESALICNLPGGIPGDPGLMEQEDAVTFFHEFGHLLHAMFAGRHQWVGVGGVRTERDFVEAPSQMLEEWMRDPQVLATFARHYQTGQPVPAELVKKMVRAEEFGKALQVRRQMVYARTSLTYYDRDPAQVNTTEITRQLTEKYQPFPFVEGTHFQTAFGHLDGYSAVYYTYMWSLVIAKDMFSQFDKTDLLNSVTAGRYRHAVLEPGGSKPAAKLVEDFLGRPFNEQAYRAWLDQQVN
- the lipA gene encoding lipoyl synthase — protein: MGDEFVILDNGVPGEEPAHPEIRVLGAPRPAVPQRLEVKPRFGGCASGAGVGLGAEPGGFRRLPPWLKVKLPGAGEYAETKSLLRGQRLVTVCEEAHCPNLGHCWARGTATIMILGELCTRRCGFCAVSPGRPNGYVDWDEPRRVGETVAAMNLRHTVITSVARDDLADGGSTIFAAVVREIRKRSDTVIEVLIPDFRGNADDLRRVIDAGPEVINHNIETVERLHPVVRPSARYDRSLEVLQRVKQWGGGIKSKSGIMLGLGETDDELTQTLRDLVAHGCDLLTIGQYLRPSPNHLPVIEYVHPDKFAAWGETAKAVGIGSVASGPLVRSSFHADELAGTVRAGEKSKAG